A portion of the Lolium rigidum isolate FL_2022 unplaced genomic scaffold, APGP_CSIRO_Lrig_0.1 contig_58880_1, whole genome shotgun sequence genome contains these proteins:
- the LOC124681904 gene encoding 65-kDa microtubule-associated protein 6-like has product MGEVAAELLYNMAPLALSGAGGLEVGSCTPLLAELRQLWGEIGKSREERERMVHELEAECMRVYRRKVDEATGERALLHQSLAASEAEIAALTAALGAENTTQFKVNKWTVSLNERMLSATALLEELRTMRAERSKQFADIRSEIEKITAEIAGRSHGYDSSPRAGDGHDLTVRRLNEHKARLSNLQKEKSDRLHKVLEHVTEVHSLCDVLGEDFIAIVNEVHPGLHEADPGKPTSISDTTLTSLSQVVAMLTSEKTKRSAMLREAVLPLVELWDLMDSPEEERRGFRKAAAVLRPAKDEALSSGVLSMATIKKTGEEVERMTRLKAGRMKELVLKRRLELENICRSMHVEPDASTVPEKSIALIDSGLVNPSELMASIDDQITKAKEEHQSRKDIMEKINKWLLACDEEKWLEEHNLDENRFNTGRTARQNLKRAEKARVIIMKIPAIVDNLISRTLAWESERKKPFLYDGARLVAVLEEHKQARLKQEEERRRLREQKKLRTLFSEKEAMPRLKRPGGSFGRTPEPSTMNRKRVEAGRLTCSAPSMRSSGTSSSGSSCGGGGRSSAELIRPRSSAAGAGHCGEFLQGARRLSSAASFNYVAVSKGGGMSSSFAATS; this is encoded by the exons ATGGGGGAGGTCGCCGCGGAGCTGCTGTACAACATGGCGCCGCTGGCTCTGTCCGGCGCCGGCGGATTGGAGGTCGGAAGCTGTACGCCGCTGCTCGCGGAGCTCAGG CAATTGTGGGGGGAGATAGGAAAGAGCCGGGAGGAGAGGGAGCGGATGGTGCACGAGCTGGAGGCGGAGTGCATGCGGGTCTACCGCCGCAAGGTCGACGAGGCCACCGGCGAGAGGGCGTTGCTGCACCAGTCGCTCGCCGCcagcgaggccgagatcgccgcgcTCACCGCCGCCCTCGGCGCCGAAAACACCACGCAGTTCAAG GTGAACAAATGGACCGTGTCGCTGAATGAGCGGATGTTGTCTGCGACGGCTCTGCTGGAAGAACTGAGGACGATGAGAGCAGAACGGAGCAAGCAGTTCGCGGACATTCGGTCAGAGATCGAGAAGATCACAGCCGAGATTGCAGGCAGGAGCCACGGCTACGACTCATCCCCCAGGGCCGGCGACGGCCATGACCTTACGGTCAGGAGGCTGAACGAGCACAAAGCACGCTTGTCGAATCTTCAGAAAGAGAAG TCGGATCGTCTGCACAAGGTCCTGGAGCACGTGACGGAGGTGCACTCCCTGTGCGACGTGCTGGGCGAGGACTTCATCGCGATCGTGAACGAGGTCCACCCGGGGCTGCACGAGGCCGACCCCGGCAAACCCACCAGCATCAGCGACACCACGCTCACCAGCCTCTCCCAGGTCGTCGCCATGCTCACCTCCGAGAAGACCAAGCGATCAGCCATG TTGCGTGAAGCCGTGCTGCCACTGGTGGAGCTGTGGGACCTGATGGACTCACCGGAGGAGGAGCGACGGGGCTTCAGGAAGGCGGCGGCCGTCCTGAGGCCCGCCAAGGACGAGGCGCTGTCGTCCGGCGTGCTGTCCATGGCGACCATAAAGAAGACCGGGGAGGAGGTGGAGAGGATGACGAGGCTCAAGGCCGGCCGGATGAAGGAGCTCGTGCTCAAGCGGAGGCTGGAGCTGGAGAACATCTGCCGGAGCATGCACGTCGAGCCCGACGCCAGCACCGTGCCCGAGAAATCCATCGCCCTGATCGACTCCG GCCTTGTGAACCCCTCTGAGCTCATGGCCAGCATCGACGACCAGATAACGAAGGCCAAGGAAGAGCACCAGTCCAGGAAAGACATCATGGAGAAGATCAACAAGTGGCTGCTGGCCTGTGATGAAGAGAAATGGCTTGAAGAGCACAACTTG GATGAGAACAGATTCAACACTGGCAGGACTGCACGTCAGAACCTGAAACGCGCTGAGAAAGCGAGGGTCATCATCATGAAGATTCCAG CTATTGTTGATAACCTGATCAGTCGAAcactggcatgggagagcgaaagAAAGAAGCCTTTTCTGTACGACGGG GCTCGCCTAGTGGCCGTGTTAGAAGAGCACAAGCAAGCCAGGCTGAAGCAGGAAGAGGAGAGGAGGCGACTCAGG GAGCAGAAGAAGCTGCGGACTCTGTTCAGCGAGAAGGAGGCGATGCCACGCCTGAAGAGACCCGGCGGCAGCTTCGGCAGGACGCCGGAGCCGAGCACCATGAACCGCAAGAGGGTCGAGGCCGGCAGGCTCACGTGCTCCGCTCCGTCGATGCGCAGCAGCGGCACCAGCAGCAGCGGGtcgagctgcggcggcggaggtcgTTCCTCGGCCGAGCTCATCAGGCCGCGGTCGTCGGCGGCGGGGGCCGGCCACTGCGGCGAGTTCCTGCAGGGCGCGAGGCGGCTCTCGTCCGCGGCGTCGTTCAACTACGTTGCCGTATCCAAGGGAGGCGGCATGTCTTCTTCGTTCGCGGCAACGTCCTGA